In a single window of the Xylanimonas protaetiae genome:
- the rsmI gene encoding 16S rRNA (cytidine(1402)-2'-O)-methyltransferase, with translation MSLTPDDAPGTGDDAADARVSGVPAREAGSLVLAATPIGNSEDASARLRRLLTTADVVAAEDTRRLHALADRLGVRVGGRVVSFYEHNEAARADELLDVVDGGGTVVVVTDAGMPAVSDPGFRAVARAVERGVRVTAAPGPSAVLTALALSGLPTDRFTFEGFAPRKPGDRSRTFAALAAEPRTMVFFEAPHRIAATLAAMSAVFGADRPAAVCRELTKTYEEVLRGPLSALVSEVEAREADGGPGLRGEICVVVGGAPAAETPSLEDLVGEVLERVAAGERLKEAAAAVAEASGASRRDLYNAALAAR, from the coding sequence ATGAGCCTCACGCCGGATGACGCGCCCGGGACCGGAGACGACGCCGCGGACGCCCGCGTCTCCGGCGTCCCGGCGCGCGAGGCCGGCTCGCTCGTCCTCGCCGCGACCCCGATCGGCAACTCCGAGGACGCCTCCGCGCGCCTGCGCCGCCTGCTGACGACGGCCGACGTCGTCGCCGCGGAGGACACCCGGCGGCTGCACGCGCTCGCCGACCGGCTGGGCGTGCGCGTGGGCGGCCGGGTCGTGTCGTTCTACGAGCACAACGAGGCGGCCCGCGCCGACGAGCTGCTCGACGTCGTCGACGGCGGCGGCACCGTCGTCGTCGTGACGGACGCCGGGATGCCCGCCGTGTCCGACCCCGGGTTCCGGGCGGTCGCGCGGGCCGTGGAGCGCGGCGTGCGGGTGACGGCGGCGCCCGGGCCGTCGGCGGTGCTGACGGCGCTGGCGCTGTCGGGGCTGCCCACGGACCGGTTCACGTTCGAGGGGTTCGCGCCCCGCAAGCCCGGCGACCGGTCGCGCACCTTCGCGGCGCTCGCCGCGGAGCCGCGCACGATGGTGTTCTTCGAGGCGCCGCACCGCATCGCGGCGACGCTCGCGGCGATGTCCGCGGTGTTCGGGGCCGACCGCCCGGCGGCCGTGTGCCGCGAGCTGACGAAGACCTACGAGGAGGTGCTGCGCGGCCCGCTGTCCGCGCTGGTCTCCGAGGTCGAGGCCCGCGAGGCGGACGGCGGCCCGGGCCTGCGCGGCGAGATCTGCGTCGTCGTCGGGGGAGCCCCGGCCGCGGAGACGCCGTCGCTGGAGGACCTGGTGGGCGAGGTCCTGGAAAGGGTGGCCGCGGGCGAACGCCTCAAGGAGGCGGCCGCCGCGGTGGCGGAGGCCTCGGGCGCGAGCCGCCGCGACCTCTACAACGCGGCCCTCGCGGCCCGCTGA
- a CDS encoding TatD family hydrolase: MARQRERGFPADPEPLPVAVADNHTHLESIAHVLPDDAAVPTVAEHVAWAAAAGVDRIVQVGCDLLSARWTDALLRGELSQSRDADAPDVRRALVGAIAIHPNEAVLHADAHDVGPDGQTYEREPHHHVPLDDAVAEIAALAKANDRIRAIGETGLDNFRTGPRGAAVQRESFRAHLALAKELGLPVQIHDRDAHAQVVEVLLADGAPERTVFHSFSGDVEMARLAARHGWFLSFAGPVTYKANGHLREALRAVPLELVLAETDAPYLPPHPFRGQPNAPYVVAHTVRAMADVLERPLDEVCAALSATSEAVYGLW, translated from the coding sequence GTGGCACGCCAGCGTGAGCGGGGGTTCCCCGCGGACCCCGAGCCGTTGCCCGTCGCCGTCGCGGACAACCACACGCACCTCGAGTCGATCGCGCACGTCCTGCCCGACGACGCCGCGGTGCCCACGGTCGCCGAGCACGTCGCCTGGGCCGCGGCCGCGGGCGTCGACCGGATCGTGCAGGTGGGCTGCGACCTGCTCTCGGCGCGGTGGACCGACGCGCTGCTGCGCGGCGAGCTGTCGCAGTCTCGCGATGCGGACGCCCCCGACGTCCGCCGTGCGCTCGTCGGGGCGATCGCGATCCACCCCAACGAAGCCGTCCTGCACGCCGACGCCCACGACGTCGGGCCGGACGGGCAGACGTACGAGCGCGAGCCGCACCACCACGTCCCGCTGGACGACGCCGTCGCGGAGATCGCCGCGCTCGCCAAGGCCAACGACCGCATCCGTGCCATCGGCGAGACCGGGCTCGACAACTTCCGTACAGGTCCGCGCGGCGCTGCTGTACAACGCGAGTCGTTCCGCGCCCACCTGGCCCTCGCCAAGGAGCTCGGGCTGCCCGTCCAGATCCACGACCGGGACGCGCACGCGCAGGTCGTCGAGGTCCTGCTCGCCGACGGCGCCCCCGAGCGCACGGTGTTCCACTCCTTCTCCGGCGACGTCGAGATGGCCCGACTCGCCGCGCGGCACGGATGGTTCCTCAGCTTCGCCGGGCCCGTGACGTACAAGGCGAACGGCCATCTGCGCGAGGCGCTGCGCGCGGTGCCGCTCGAGCTCGTGCTCGCCGAGACCGACGCGCCGTACCTCCCGCCGCACCCGTTCCGCGGCCAGCCCAACGCCCCGTACGTCGTCGCGCACACGGTGCGGGCCATGGCGGACGTGCTCGAACGTCCGCTCGACGAGGTGTGCGCCGCCCTCTCGGCCACCTCCGAGGCGGTCTACGGGCTTTGGTGA
- a CDS encoding resuscitation-promoting factor, producing MTEKPDHHPETVEIAIAETAVAGEPAPVTRAVQRVEVRRRSRRRGLAVTAAVTAVALGAGAVVLADAHKTVTLDVDGEVARVSTFAGSVEGLLRARDVEVGEHDTVTPGPGATLRDGADVVVRTARELTFEADGTQQTGWVAALDADDALRHLASRGGEVRLVASRSGARPELPLPLRADGGQVDVVADGETSTLDYDGAGLGQVLTRAGVRVAPDDVVSVVPASRSGERPGVVTVVVQRVVTEDVTTTTPLPFTRTERRDAQRFEDLRPRVERAGVEGVRTVVERVTTVDGVETERVLLSEEEVAAVNEVVAVGTRPRPAPQPAAPVQSGVGDDVWVRLAQCESGGRPHVVSPGGRFHGLYQFSVATWRSVGGQGLPSQASPAEQRMRAQMLQARSGWGQWPACARRLGLL from the coding sequence GTGACCGAGAAGCCCGACCATCACCCCGAGACCGTCGAGATCGCGATCGCCGAGACCGCCGTCGCCGGCGAGCCGGCGCCCGTGACCCGCGCCGTCCAGCGCGTCGAGGTCCGCCGTCGCAGCCGCCGCCGCGGCCTGGCCGTCACGGCCGCCGTCACCGCCGTCGCGCTCGGCGCCGGGGCCGTCGTCCTCGCCGACGCGCACAAGACGGTCACGCTCGACGTCGACGGCGAGGTCGCGCGCGTGTCCACGTTCGCGGGGTCCGTCGAGGGGCTGCTGCGGGCCCGCGACGTCGAGGTCGGTGAGCACGACACCGTGACCCCCGGGCCCGGCGCCACGCTGCGCGACGGCGCCGACGTCGTCGTCCGGACCGCGCGGGAGCTGACGTTCGAGGCCGACGGCACGCAGCAGACCGGCTGGGTGGCCGCGCTCGACGCCGACGACGCCCTGCGGCACCTGGCCTCGCGCGGCGGCGAGGTGCGCCTCGTCGCGTCGCGGTCGGGCGCCCGGCCGGAGCTGCCGCTCCCGCTGCGCGCCGACGGCGGGCAGGTCGACGTCGTCGCCGACGGCGAGACGTCCACCCTCGACTACGACGGCGCGGGCCTGGGCCAGGTGCTCACGCGCGCCGGGGTGCGGGTCGCCCCGGACGACGTCGTCAGCGTCGTCCCGGCCTCCCGCTCGGGCGAGCGCCCCGGCGTGGTCACGGTCGTGGTCCAGCGCGTCGTCACCGAGGACGTCACCACGACGACGCCGCTGCCCTTCACTCGCACCGAGCGCCGCGACGCGCAGCGGTTCGAGGACCTGCGCCCGCGCGTCGAGCGGGCGGGCGTCGAGGGCGTCCGCACCGTCGTCGAGCGCGTGACGACGGTCGACGGCGTCGAGACCGAGCGCGTGCTCCTCTCCGAGGAGGAGGTCGCGGCGGTGAACGAGGTCGTGGCGGTCGGCACGCGACCTCGCCCCGCGCCGCAGCCCGCGGCCCCGGTCCAGAGCGGCGTCGGCGACGACGTCTGGGTGCGCCTCGCGCAGTGCGAGTCCGGTGGGCGGCCCCATGTCGTCTCGCCCGGCGGCCGGTTCCACGGGCTGTACCAGTTCTCGGTGGCGACGTGGCGCTCGGTGGGAGGCCAGGGCCTGCCGTCGCAGGCGTCGCCCGCCGAGCAGCGCATGCGCGCGCAGATGCTCCAGGCGCGTTCCGGCTGGGGCCAGTGGCCGGCCTGCGCCCGGCGCCTCGGGCTGCTGTAG
- a CDS encoding ubiquitin-like domain-containing protein → MARRARTRHTGRKGRRFAEPAPRPVARLSRRASHPQGVARVLLHALVVVGLAGASYGLVESHKTVTIDDDGQIRRVSAYGRTVADVLAFQGIEVRRGDAVTPGSSHRVTDGSTIVVRSARQVTLEVDGHSSTFTTTALTVGDVIAALGARGDGALATASRSDMLGREPVRVSTMKTVDVSVDGQVLALHTTEASVRGVLREAGITLADGDATSVPLGAAAVDGMVVVVARSSMGADTVTEVLPFATQTIEEPALPQGYRHVRTVGRAGQATTSYATRSLNGTEVERTVVARVVTREPRDEVVVVGTMPPSAIKVDPGSARATARALLAERGWGDDQFACLDKLWTKESGWRVDAENASSGAYGIPQALPGSKMASVAADWRTNPATQITWGLGYIAGRYGTPCAAWEHSIDSGWY, encoded by the coding sequence GTGGCACGAAGGGCGCGCACGAGACACACCGGCCGCAAGGGCCGCCGGTTCGCCGAGCCCGCTCCGCGACCCGTCGCCCGGCTCTCGCGCCGCGCCTCCCACCCGCAGGGCGTCGCCCGCGTGCTCCTCCACGCCCTCGTCGTCGTCGGCCTCGCCGGGGCCTCCTACGGCCTGGTCGAGTCGCACAAGACCGTGACGATCGACGACGACGGCCAGATCCGCCGCGTCTCCGCCTACGGCCGCACCGTCGCGGACGTGCTCGCCTTCCAGGGCATCGAGGTCCGGCGCGGCGACGCCGTCACGCCCGGGTCCTCGCACCGCGTGACGGACGGCTCGACCATCGTGGTCCGCTCCGCGCGCCAGGTCACGCTCGAGGTGGACGGGCACTCCTCCACCTTCACGACGACGGCGCTCACGGTCGGCGACGTCATCGCGGCGCTCGGCGCGCGCGGCGACGGGGCGCTCGCGACGGCGTCGCGCTCCGACATGCTGGGCCGCGAGCCCGTCCGGGTGTCCACGATGAAGACCGTCGACGTGTCGGTCGACGGCCAGGTGCTGGCGCTGCACACCACGGAGGCCTCGGTGCGCGGCGTGCTGCGCGAGGCCGGCATCACGCTCGCCGACGGCGACGCGACGTCCGTGCCGCTCGGCGCCGCGGCCGTCGACGGCATGGTGGTGGTCGTCGCGCGCAGCTCGATGGGCGCGGACACCGTGACCGAGGTGCTGCCCTTCGCGACGCAGACCATCGAGGAGCCCGCGCTGCCGCAGGGCTACCGCCACGTGCGCACCGTGGGCCGCGCGGGCCAGGCCACGACGTCGTACGCCACGAGGTCGCTCAACGGCACGGAGGTGGAGCGCACCGTCGTCGCGCGCGTGGTGACGCGCGAGCCGCGCGACGAGGTCGTCGTCGTCGGCACGATGCCGCCCAGCGCGATCAAGGTGGACCCGGGCTCGGCCAGGGCGACCGCCCGGGCGCTCCTGGCCGAGCGCGGCTGGGGCGACGACCAGTTCGCGTGCCTCGACAAGCTGTGGACCAAGGAGTCGGGCTGGCGGGTCGACGCTGAGAACGCGTCGTCGGGCGCGTACGGCATCCCGCAGGCCCTGCCCGGCAGCAAGATGGCGTCGGTCGCCGCCGACTGGCGCACCAACCCGGCCACGCAGATCACGTGGGGCCTCGGCTACATCGCCGGCCGCTACGGCACGCCGTGCGCCGCGTGGGAGCACTCGATCGACTCCGGCTGGTACTGA
- a CDS encoding isochorismatase family protein codes for MTSRRALVVVDVQPTFCEGGELAVDGGNRVADDVAAYLRAHRDRYAVVVTTQDWHVDPGPHFSDHPDFVDSWPPHGVAGTPHAELHPALAGLTFDASIKKGQFDPGYSGFDGVESSGRTLEQLLRDEDVDAVDVVGLVLSHCVKHTALDAARLGWPTTVLTDLTIPVSPEQGAEAEATLKAAGVTLTPSEG; via the coding sequence ATGACCTCCCGCCGCGCCCTCGTCGTCGTCGACGTCCAGCCCACCTTCTGCGAGGGCGGTGAGCTCGCCGTCGACGGCGGCAACCGCGTCGCCGACGACGTCGCGGCGTACCTGCGCGCGCACCGCGACCGGTACGCCGTCGTCGTCACCACGCAGGACTGGCACGTCGACCCGGGCCCCCACTTCAGCGACCACCCGGACTTCGTCGACTCGTGGCCGCCGCACGGCGTCGCGGGCACGCCCCACGCCGAGCTGCACCCGGCGCTCGCCGGGCTGACGTTCGACGCGTCGATCAAGAAGGGCCAGTTCGACCCCGGCTACTCGGGCTTCGACGGCGTGGAGTCGTCGGGCCGCACGCTCGAGCAGCTCCTGCGCGACGAGGACGTCGACGCGGTGGACGTCGTCGGCCTGGTGCTGTCGCACTGCGTCAAGCACACGGCCCTCGACGCGGCCCGCCTGGGCTGGCCGACGACGGTCCTGACAGACCTGACGATCCCGGTGTCGCCGGAGCAGGGCGCAGAGGCAGAGGCGACCCTGAAGGCCGCCGGTGTCACCCTCACCCCCAGCGAGGGGTGA
- a CDS encoding resuscitation-promoting factor, whose amino-acid sequence MAAVALLAGGVTGAVADARKTVSLDVDGRVVQVSTFAGSVEGLLRAQGVRLGEHDVVAPDPGARLRDGADVVVRFGRQLTLDADGQRRQVWVAALDADDALRSLAGRGDDVRLVASRSGDRLSLPLRLAADGGDVAVVADGQTRTVRDPGTGVDAVLAEAGVSVDDDDQVDVTPAGASAGASAGAQVVLAVRRVLTQDVPTVTPLPFARVERPDPGRYADLDPVVVQAGVAGSRTRVERVTTVDGVETARTLVSEQDTSAPVDEVVAVGTRARPVAPPPVRPATPATPATPDAPQAPSGDVWAALAQCESGGNPAAVSSNGLYHGLYQFTVSTWRAMGGSGLPSEASPAEQTQRAQALQARSGWGQWPACARKLGLL is encoded by the coding sequence GTGGCCGCCGTGGCGCTGCTCGCCGGCGGCGTCACGGGCGCGGTGGCGGACGCGCGCAAGACGGTCAGCCTCGACGTCGACGGCCGCGTCGTCCAGGTCTCCACGTTCGCCGGGTCCGTCGAGGGGCTGCTGCGCGCGCAGGGCGTGCGCCTGGGCGAGCACGACGTCGTCGCCCCCGACCCGGGGGCGCGCCTGCGCGACGGCGCGGACGTCGTCGTGCGCTTCGGGCGGCAGCTCACGCTCGACGCGGACGGGCAGCGCCGGCAGGTCTGGGTCGCCGCGCTCGACGCCGACGACGCCCTGCGCAGCCTCGCCGGGCGCGGCGACGACGTGCGGCTGGTGGCCTCGCGGTCCGGGGACCGGCTCTCGCTCCCGCTGCGGCTCGCGGCCGACGGCGGCGACGTCGCCGTGGTGGCCGACGGGCAGACCCGCACCGTCAGGGACCCGGGCACGGGCGTCGACGCGGTGCTGGCCGAGGCCGGCGTGAGCGTGGACGACGACGACCAGGTCGACGTGACGCCCGCGGGGGCGTCGGCGGGGGCGTCGGCGGGCGCGCAGGTGGTGCTCGCCGTGCGGCGCGTGCTGACGCAGGACGTCCCGACGGTGACGCCGCTGCCGTTCGCGCGCGTCGAGCGACCGGACCCGGGCCGGTACGCGGACCTCGACCCGGTGGTCGTGCAGGCCGGCGTGGCGGGCTCGCGCACGCGCGTCGAGCGCGTGACCACCGTGGACGGCGTCGAGACCGCCCGCACGCTCGTGTCCGAGCAGGACACGAGCGCGCCCGTGGACGAGGTGGTCGCTGTCGGGACGCGCGCCCGGCCGGTGGCGCCGCCGCCCGTGCGACCGGCGACACCCGCCACGCCGGCGACGCCGGACGCGCCGCAGGCCCCGTCGGGCGACGTCTGGGCGGCGCTCGCCCAGTGCGAGTCGGGCGGCAACCCGGCCGCCGTCTCGTCGAACGGGCTCTACCACGGCCTCTACCAGTTCACGGTGTCGACGTGGCGTGCGATGGGCGGCAGCGGCCTGCCGTCGGAGGCCTCGCCCGCGGAGCAGACGCAGCGCGCGCAGGCGCTCCAGGCGCGCTCCGGCTGGGGGCAGTGGCCGGCCTGCGCGCGCAAGCTCGGGCTCCTGTAG
- a CDS encoding PQQ-dependent sugar dehydrogenase, whose amino-acid sequence MRPAGGGRRRRPGRSRPTAVAAGLAVLVAAVAAGCDAGVPAPPAPEASAQVSGSPGTTADADRPVLGSSAPVTAEVTTVATGLPAPWALAPLPDGRLLVTLRDEARVVVVDPDDGDVVRVRGDGADQLARETRPGGEAGLLGAAVDASAGEGAVTVFLYRTGADANAVVRGSLTLGGEPELGGLTTVLDGIPKAGNHDGGRLKLGPDGYLYVTTGDAGDRPAAQDPASLGGKILRITPDGDPAPGNPDPGSPVWSLGHRNVQGIAWDADGRMLASEFGQDTWDELNEIRPGANYGWPEVEGAGPESAPGPVGGPAVADGFARPLATWRTRDASPSGLAIAGGPIVGSGSDRRSEPTISPRTDDQPGVGAAAYLASLRGERLWRVPLGPGAGGGVAVGVPQVVVDGEGRLRDVVAAPDGSLWVLTNNTDGRGRPRDGDDRLLHVVIAPD is encoded by the coding sequence ATGAGGCCCGCAGGCGGAGGACGGCGGCGACGGCCGGGGCGCTCGCGGCCGACGGCGGTCGCGGCGGGGCTCGCCGTGCTCGTCGCCGCGGTGGCCGCGGGGTGCGACGCGGGCGTCCCCGCGCCGCCGGCCCCGGAGGCGTCCGCGCAGGTCAGCGGCAGCCCTGGGACGACCGCCGACGCCGACCGCCCCGTGCTCGGCTCCTCCGCGCCGGTCACGGCCGAGGTCACGACGGTCGCCACCGGTCTGCCTGCGCCGTGGGCCCTCGCCCCGCTGCCCGACGGGCGCCTCCTCGTCACGCTGCGCGACGAGGCCCGCGTCGTCGTCGTCGACCCCGACGACGGGGACGTCGTGCGGGTGCGCGGCGACGGCGCGGACCAGCTCGCGCGGGAGACGCGGCCCGGCGGAGAGGCCGGCCTGCTCGGTGCGGCCGTCGACGCGTCGGCCGGAGAGGGAGCCGTCACCGTGTTCCTCTACCGCACGGGCGCGGACGCCAACGCCGTCGTGCGCGGGAGCCTGACGCTCGGAGGCGAACCCGAGCTCGGCGGGCTCACCACGGTGCTCGACGGCATCCCGAAGGCCGGCAACCACGACGGCGGCCGCCTCAAGCTCGGGCCGGACGGCTACCTCTACGTCACCACGGGCGACGCCGGCGACCGGCCGGCCGCGCAGGACCCGGCGTCGCTCGGCGGCAAGATCCTGCGCATCACGCCCGACGGCGACCCCGCGCCGGGCAACCCGGACCCGGGGTCGCCCGTGTGGAGCCTGGGGCACCGCAACGTCCAGGGCATCGCGTGGGACGCGGACGGCCGGATGCTCGCGAGCGAGTTCGGGCAGGACACGTGGGACGAGCTCAACGAGATCCGGCCGGGCGCGAACTACGGCTGGCCCGAGGTCGAAGGTGCCGGCCCGGAGTCCGCCCCGGGCCCGGTCGGCGGCCCTGCCGTCGCGGACGGCTTCGCCCGCCCGCTGGCAACGTGGCGCACGCGCGACGCATCGCCGTCGGGCCTCGCGATCGCGGGCGGACCGATCGTCGGTTCGGGGTCGGATCGTCGATCCGAACCGACGATCAGTCCCCGAACCGACGATCAGCCTGGGGTGGGTGCGGCCGCCTACCTCGCGTCGCTGCGCGGGGAGCGGTTGTGGCGGGTGCCGCTCGGACCGGGTGCGGGCGGGGGTGTTGCCGTTGGGGTGCCGCAGGTGGTGGTCGACGGCGAGGGGCGGCTGCGCGACGTCGTCGCCGCCCCCGACGGGTCGCTGTGGGTGCTGACGAACAACACCGACGGGCGCGGGAGACCCCGCGACGGCGACGACCGGCTGCTCCACGTGGTGATCGCGCCGGACTGA
- a CDS encoding NUDIX domain-containing protein, with the protein MDEKSTSGPRTGEERMIRQSIELWVENAGRVLLLRVAAGRDHPAFWQPVTGGVEGEEDVREAAVRELREETGLIASSSDLDLVARDILVPISSDLSVNKALFRLCTDESEVTVNPEEHTDFRWVDAAEVEDRLFWESNRTTWGLVRPSP; encoded by the coding sequence ATGGACGAGAAGTCCACGTCAGGACCCCGAACCGGAGAGGAACGGATGATCCGCCAGAGCATCGAGCTGTGGGTCGAGAACGCCGGCAGGGTCCTTCTGCTTCGCGTCGCCGCAGGACGCGATCACCCGGCCTTCTGGCAACCCGTCACGGGTGGCGTCGAGGGAGAGGAAGACGTTCGCGAAGCCGCCGTGCGCGAGCTGCGAGAGGAGACCGGGCTCATCGCTTCCTCCTCGGACCTCGATCTCGTCGCTCGGGACATCCTCGTGCCCATCAGCTCGGACCTGTCCGTGAACAAGGCCCTGTTCAGGCTGTGCACGGACGAGTCCGAGGTCACGGTCAACCCCGAAGAACACACCGACTTCAGGTGGGTCGACGCCGCAGAGGTCGAGGACAGGCTCTTCTGGGAGAGCAACCGCACGACCTGGGGCCTCGTCCGTCCGTCACCGTGA
- a CDS encoding dolichyl-phosphate-mannose--protein mannosyltransferase has protein sequence MTDPQDARPGEPAPTTFESPLVDAPPPVRARLLTEQRAERGLFEPTSATAVVDEPTHDRLLRALLGRQRLALGTGRRERLVDWVGTVLIVVLAAVTRLQNLGRPGSLVFDETYYVKDAFTLGRLGFEAQWPPDPNPAFEAGNVETYLHTAAYVVHPQVGKWLISLGMDLGGGATSSAAWRLANAVVGILAVLLIIRIARRLFASTPMGLVAGLLFAVDGAAIVHSRVALLDQYVMFFALVAFGCLVMDREWARRRLAGRVASILGAGGSVDRYGPRLGFRWWRLAAGVSLGLACGSKWSGLYFVAAFGLLTVLWDLSARRRAGIGRWWEDALVVDGLPAFLQIVPTAVLVYVATWWSWFATPGAWGRQWAAQNPGQGVTWLPEALRSFVQYHVQMWNFHTGLTTEHSYRSNPIGWIIQWRPTSFYWNPQGETTQAITSLGNPLLWWLAALAIVAVVVFGVTRRDWRALAVLSGTIAGWLPWVVTYDSTQRTVFTFYTIAFAPWVVLTLVYVGVIGLEHTENRPAARRKVVWAIAAVVAAILAVSAIFYPLWTAQPVPFQFWRHVMVLRNWI, from the coding sequence GTGACCGACCCCCAGGACGCCCGCCCCGGCGAGCCGGCCCCGACCACGTTCGAGTCGCCGCTGGTCGACGCGCCGCCGCCGGTGCGCGCGCGGCTGCTGACGGAGCAGCGGGCCGAGCGCGGGCTGTTCGAGCCCACGTCCGCGACCGCCGTCGTCGACGAGCCCACGCACGACCGCCTGCTGCGCGCCCTGCTGGGCCGCCAGCGGCTCGCGCTCGGCACGGGGCGGCGCGAGCGGCTGGTCGACTGGGTGGGCACGGTCCTGATCGTCGTCCTGGCCGCCGTGACCCGCCTGCAGAACCTGGGCCGCCCGGGCTCGCTCGTGTTCGACGAGACGTACTACGTCAAGGACGCGTTCACGCTGGGGCGCCTGGGCTTCGAGGCGCAGTGGCCCCCGGACCCGAACCCGGCGTTCGAGGCCGGGAACGTCGAGACGTACCTCCACACGGCCGCCTACGTGGTCCACCCGCAGGTGGGCAAGTGGCTCATCTCGCTGGGCATGGACCTGGGCGGCGGGGCCACGTCCAGTGCCGCGTGGCGGCTCGCGAACGCCGTCGTCGGCATCCTCGCGGTGCTGCTGATCATCCGGATCGCGCGCCGCCTGTTCGCGTCGACGCCGATGGGCCTGGTCGCGGGTCTGCTGTTCGCCGTCGACGGCGCGGCGATCGTGCACTCACGCGTCGCGCTGCTCGACCAGTACGTCATGTTCTTCGCGCTCGTGGCGTTCGGCTGCCTGGTCATGGACCGCGAGTGGGCGCGACGGCGGCTGGCCGGACGGGTGGCGTCGATCCTCGGCGCGGGCGGGAGCGTCGACCGGTACGGGCCGCGGCTGGGGTTCCGCTGGTGGCGCCTGGCCGCGGGCGTGTCGCTCGGCCTGGCCTGCGGCTCCAAGTGGTCGGGGCTGTACTTCGTCGCCGCCTTCGGGCTCCTCACGGTGCTGTGGGACCTGTCGGCGCGCCGCCGGGCCGGCATCGGCCGCTGGTGGGAGGACGCGCTCGTCGTCGACGGGCTGCCCGCGTTCCTGCAGATCGTGCCGACGGCCGTGCTGGTCTACGTGGCGACGTGGTGGTCGTGGTTCGCGACGCCCGGCGCCTGGGGCCGCCAGTGGGCCGCGCAGAACCCGGGCCAGGGCGTCACCTGGCTGCCCGAGGCCCTGCGCTCGTTCGTGCAGTACCACGTGCAGATGTGGAACTTCCACACAGGCCTGACGACGGAGCACAGCTACCGGTCGAACCCGATCGGCTGGATCATCCAGTGGCGCCCCACCTCGTTCTACTGGAACCCGCAGGGCGAGACGACGCAGGCCATCACGTCGCTCGGCAACCCGCTGCTGTGGTGGCTCGCGGCGCTCGCGATCGTCGCCGTCGTCGTCTTCGGCGTCACGCGCCGCGACTGGCGCGCGTTGGCGGTGCTCTCCGGGACCATCGCGGGCTGGCTGCCGTGGGTCGTCACGTACGACAGCACGCAGCGCACCGTGTTCACCTTCTACACGATCGCGTTCGCCCCGTGGGTGGTGCTCACGCTCGTGTACGTGGGCGTCATCGGGCTGGAGCACACCGAGAACAGGCCCGCGGCGCGCCGCAAGGTGGTGTGGGCCATCGCCGCCGTCGTCGCGGCGATCCTGGCCGTGTCCGCGATCTTCTACCCGCTGTGGACGGCCCAGCCCGTGCCGTTCCAGTTCTGGCGCCACGTCATGGTGCTGCGCAACTGGATCTAG